The DNA segment TTTGCTACGATGTTAACAAGCTTGCCAGGAACAACGATCACTTTACGGATGGTCTTTCCTTCGATGTGCTTGAGAACGTTTGCGTCGTTTTTAGCAAGTTCTTCTACTTCATCTTTGCTTGCAGCAGCAGGTACTTCGAGGCGAGCACGAACTTTACCGTTTACCTGTACTACAACGGTGAGCACGTCTTTAACCATTGCTTCTTCGCTGTAGGTTGGCCACTGAGCGTGTACGAGGCGATCAGTGTGACCAAGCATTTCCCAGATTTCTTCACAAAGGTGTGGAGTGAACGGGGACATGAGGTTGATAACGGTGCTGATTGCGGAAGAAAGAACCTTGCGGCCTTTTTCGTCGCCTTTGAGTGCGTCTTTAGCGAGGTAGAGTTCGTTAACCAGCTCCATGACTGCTGCAATCGCGGTGTTGAATTGGAAGCGCTGCTCGATATCGTCGCCAGCCTTTTTAACGGTCTCGTGCTCTTTGAGACGAATATTCTTTGCTTCTTTGCAAGTGCAGTCGTCAGCAGTGGAAGAACAAGGAGCAGCTGTAAGGAGTTCGCCTTCGAGTTCTTCAATGAGACGCCAGATGCGGTTTACGAAGCGGAAGGAACCGTCAATGCCGGACTCAGACCATTCGAAATCACGCTCTGGTGGTGCTGCGAAGAGACAGAAGAGGCGAACGGTATCTGCACCGTAACGTGCAATCATATCAGTTGGGTCAACTACGTTGCCTTTAGATTTGGACATCTTGGAACCATCCATAAGTACCATGCCCTGAGTGAGCAGGTTGGAGAATGGTTCATCAAAGTCTAAGTAGTCGCAGTCACGCAGAGCTTTGGTAAAGAAGCGTGCGTAGAGCAGGTGAAGAATTGCGTGTTCAACACCGCCAATGTACTGATCAACTGGTGCCCAGTAGTTGAGAGCTTCCGGAGTAAACGGAGCTTCGTGGTTCTGAGCGTCTGTGTAGCGTGCGAAGTACCATGAAGATTCAACGAAGGTATCCATGGTGTCTGTTTCGCGGCGTGCAGGCTTACCACATTTAGGGCAGGTGCAGTTGATAAATTCAGGGGTATCTGGAAGCGGAGAACGACCGTCCTGATGAGTCTGAACGTTCAGTGGCAGTTCGATAGGAAGGTTTTCTTCTTTTTCTGGAACGATGCCACATTCATCACAGTAAACCACAGGGATTGGAGCACCCCAGTAGCGCTGGCGGGAAATGTTCCAGTCGCGAAGACGGTAGTTGATGGTCTTTTTACCGCAGGTATTTTCCTGCAACCATACTGCAACCTTGTCTTTGCCTTCTTCGTTGGTCAGGCCAGAGAAATCGCCGGAGTTTACCATAACGCCAGGAGCGGTATACGCTTCAGTCATGGTAGTAGGGTCAAGCTTTTCATCTTCAGGCTGAATAACTACATTGATTGGCAGGTCATATTTGCGAGCGAATTCGAAGTCACGCTGGTCGTGTGCAGGTACTGCCATAACAGCGCCTGTACCGTAATCAACGAGAACAAAGTTTGCTACGTAAACAGGAACCTTGGTACCGTTCAGAGGGTTGATGCAGTATGCGCCGGTGAAGATACCTTCTTTTTCGAGGTTGTCAGAAGTGCGCTCGATGCGGTCCATGTTTGTGATGCGTTTTACGAAAGCGCGTACATCATCAGCCTGTTCTTTACCTTCGATGAGTTTTTCCACCATTGGGTGTTCTGGTGCGAGGCTCATGAAAGATACGCCGAATGCAGTGTCAGGACGGGTGGTGAATACAGGAATAACTTCTTCGGAGTCTTCTACTTTGAACTCAATTTCTGCACCGACAGATTTGCCGATCCAGTTCTCCTGCATGGAGATAACACGATCAGGCCAGCCGCCTTTGAGTTTTTCAAGGTCAGCAAGAAGTTCTTCTGCGTAGTCAGTAATTTTAAGGAACCACTGTGCAAGGTCGCGCTGTTCTACAACAGTGTCGCAACGCCAGCAAAGACCGTCTTCTACCTGTTCGTTAGCAAGAACGGTGTTACAGGTTGGACACCAGTTCTGAGCCTGACGTTTACGATAGAGCAGACCTTTTTCAAGAAACTTGAGGAAGAACAACTGTTCCCAGCGGTAGTATTCTTTATCGCAGGTAGCGAGTTCACGACGCCAGTCGAAAGAGTAACCGAGGCGGGAAAGCTGGCTACGCATGTTGTCGATGTTGGAATGAGTCCACTTTGCTGGGTGAATGTTGTTTTTGATAGCTGCGTTTTCTGCAGGAAGACCGAAAGCATCCCAGCCCATAGGATGCATAACGTTTTTGCCTTTCATACGCATGAAACGTGCTACAACGTCACCTAGGGAGTAGTTGCGAACATGACCCATGTGAATGTTGCCGGAAGGGTACGGGAACATTTCCAGAACATAGTGTTTAGGTTTGTCCGATGTGTGATCGGTGTGGAAATCGCCGTTGGTAGCCCAAGTTTCCTGCCACTTAGTTTCTATGGCTTGTGGATCATATTTCATTGCCGACAGTTCCTTTAGTCTTTGGCTCATTAAAAAAGTCTGCTGCACAGGGTGCTATAGAAAGGCGTCTCTGTCAGGAAATGCTTGCCTTAAGCAGACATGGAGACGGACCTTCGATAACGATTACGAAATTTTCAAATACAATCTAGTCGTTGAAACTTTCTTTGGTGCTGCGTAACAAGTTTTTGATTCTTTATAAAAAATATAGGCAGTTACACTTTTCTATACTGTTTGCGTAGAGCGTATTGAAAAGTGTGGAGCTTCATACTTAATTTTACTGCTTTGCAATACAAAACTACCTGTTCTTCGGCAAGAGAAGTAAGGTGTGTTTTATGCAAAAATGTCATTTTTAACGGGATATGCCCGGACACCTTTTTAGGAGTCCGGGCACAAAAAAACGCTATATAAGAAGGCGGCTGAAATAACTATACATAAGTAATCCGTAGTAGAGGAGTTTGGAAAAGCTTCTCAAATACTTGCGGGTAACGGGCTTCCTCTTGCCATGGCAAGGCAGGCATGTTTACCGGGGGGATGCTTATGTATACATTAGTTTCTTAATACTTAACTTCCAGTTTGCCTTCTTCCAGAGCTTTTGCAGCAGCGTCTAGTAGACCGTTAACGAATGGACGGGAACGGTCGTCACCAAACTGCTTTGCAAGTTCGATAGCTTCGTTGATTGCAACTTTTGGTGGAATGTCATCACGGTAGAGCATTTCAAAAACTGCAAGACGGAGCAGGGTGATCTCAATTTTACCGATGCGATCCACTTTCCAGTGGCGGGAGAACTGAGCGATCACATCATCGAGAGCGCGGTAGTTACTCCACACGCCTTCGATAAGCTCCCAAGTGAAGCCTTCAGGCTGACACTGGGCTTCCGGCTTATCCGCATTGTCAGGAGAAGTCATGTATGCTTCCTGCAGTGCTTCAATGGTCATAGCCGGAGAAAAGTTTAAGCCGTACAGAAACTGGAATGCTTGTGCACGTGCCAACTTACGTGGTGTTTTTTTTGCT comes from the Halodesulfovibrio marinisediminis DSM 17456 genome and includes:
- the nusB gene encoding transcription antitermination factor NusB; the protein is MATKAKKTPRKLARAQAFQFLYGLNFSPAMTIEALQEAYMTSPDNADKPEAQCQPEGFTWELIEGVWSNYRALDDVIAQFSRHWKVDRIGKIEITLLRLAVFEMLYRDDIPPKVAINEAIELAKQFGDDRSRPFVNGLLDAAAKALEEGKLEVKY
- the leuS gene encoding leucine--tRNA ligase gives rise to the protein MKYDPQAIETKWQETWATNGDFHTDHTSDKPKHYVLEMFPYPSGNIHMGHVRNYSLGDVVARFMRMKGKNVMHPMGWDAFGLPAENAAIKNNIHPAKWTHSNIDNMRSQLSRLGYSFDWRRELATCDKEYYRWEQLFFLKFLEKGLLYRKRQAQNWCPTCNTVLANEQVEDGLCWRCDTVVEQRDLAQWFLKITDYAEELLADLEKLKGGWPDRVISMQENWIGKSVGAEIEFKVEDSEEVIPVFTTRPDTAFGVSFMSLAPEHPMVEKLIEGKEQADDVRAFVKRITNMDRIERTSDNLEKEGIFTGAYCINPLNGTKVPVYVANFVLVDYGTGAVMAVPAHDQRDFEFARKYDLPINVVIQPEDEKLDPTTMTEAYTAPGVMVNSGDFSGLTNEEGKDKVAVWLQENTCGKKTINYRLRDWNISRQRYWGAPIPVVYCDECGIVPEKEENLPIELPLNVQTHQDGRSPLPDTPEFINCTCPKCGKPARRETDTMDTFVESSWYFARYTDAQNHEAPFTPEALNYWAPVDQYIGGVEHAILHLLYARFFTKALRDCDYLDFDEPFSNLLTQGMVLMDGSKMSKSKGNVVDPTDMIARYGADTVRLFCLFAAPPERDFEWSESGIDGSFRFVNRIWRLIEELEGELLTAAPCSSTADDCTCKEAKNIRLKEHETVKKAGDDIEQRFQFNTAIAAVMELVNELYLAKDALKGDEKGRKVLSSAISTVINLMSPFTPHLCEEIWEMLGHTDRLVHAQWPTYSEEAMVKDVLTVVVQVNGKVRARLEVPAAASKDEVEELAKNDANVLKHIEGKTIRKVIVVPGKLVNIVAN